The proteins below are encoded in one region of Centropristis striata isolate RG_2023a ecotype Rhode Island chromosome 12, C.striata_1.0, whole genome shotgun sequence:
- the cenpu gene encoding centromere protein U has product MRVKGKGRGAKVLKEQRQKQNQKGQSNDKTVSPDLSAIGTSSFLEGLQQGDGNPLHSTALEEDLTDLEEEKTSRGKAERKEIPQTKKKTVKQAGAAAKRKEAERDGEEEEEREKKRGRRSSGARPMDNQQIKKGRKRSSESGGGASRESESQEESDDASPQRSRRRLLSSEDEDEEQSWHPSPEKPRMNGFGRTRKSSSEKSKSRKSSSEKSKSRKSSSEKSKSRKSSSGSSSAEPEKSSENQRRRRGGTQLEVVLDAFLDFCQQYRQSVESTSVKKSIDSFSSNVEEHILEKVASLKELKVLKRENAKVGSLIRTKTQRLLEAKHEQMRAERQLSLLQKEKTELEVRLSDLRRGRAFLQDIRELHRQYLEHRHTQPRGEETYGASCLPALLLETKLQSIS; this is encoded by the exons ATGAG GGTCAAAGGAAAGGGCCGAGGAGCCAAAGTGCTCAAGGAGCAACGACAGAAACAA AACCAGAAAGGTCAATCTAATGATAAAACGGTCTCTCCCGACCTGTCGGCTATCGGCACATCCAGCTTCCTGGAGGGACTGCAGCAGGGTGATG GCAACCCTCTGCACAGCACGGCCCTGGAGGAGGATTTAACAGACCTGGAGGAGGAAAAGACGAGCAGAGGCAAAGCTGAGAGGAAGGAAATTCCTCAGACGAAGAAGAAAACTGTTAAACAGGCTGGAGCTGCTGCCAAGAGGAAGGAGGCCgagagggatggagaggaggaggaggagagagagaagaaaagggggaggaggagtTCTGGAGCGAG GCCGATGGACAATCAGCAGATAAAGAAAGGCAGGAAGAGAAGCAGTGAATCAGGAGGTGGAGCGAGCCGGGAGTCTGAGTCACAG GAGGAATCTGATGATGCCTCCCCCCAGCGGAGCCGTAGGAGACTCTTATCCTCTgaggacgaggacgaggagCAGAGCTGG CACCCAAGTCCAGAGAAGCCCAGGATGAATGGTTTTGGCAGAACCAGAAAGTCTTCATCAGAGAAGTCTAAATCTAGAAAGTCTTCATCAGAGAAGTCTAAATCTAGAAAGTCTTCATCAGAGAAGTCTAAATCTAGAAAGTCTTCATCAG GTAGTTCATCTGCTGAACCAGAGAAGTCGAGCGAGAACCAGAGGAGGAGACGTGGAGGAACTCAGCTGGAGGTGGTGCTGGACGCCTTCCTGGACTTCTGTCAGCAGTACAG gCAGTCTGTGGAGTCTACGTCTGTCAAAAAGTCTATTGATTCTTTCTCCTCCAATGTGGAAGAGCACATACTGGAAAAG GTCGCTTCGTTGAAGGAACTCAAGGTTCTTAAAAGAGAAAACGCCAAG GTCGGTTCTTTGATCcgcacaaagacacagagactgCTGGAAGCCAAACATGAGCAGATGAG GGCAGAGAGGCAGCTGTCGTTGCTGCAGAAGGAGAAAACTGAGCTGGAGGTCCGATTATCTGATCTGAGACGAGGCCGGGCCTTCCTGCAGGACATCAGAGAGCTCCACAGACAATACCTGGAGCACCGACACACACAGCCCCGAGGAGAAGAgacg TACGGGGCTTCCTGCTTGCCGGCTCTGCTGTTGGAGACCAAACTTCAGAGCATCAGCTGA